The Zingiber officinale cultivar Zhangliang chromosome 9A, Zo_v1.1, whole genome shotgun sequence genome window below encodes:
- the LOC122019685 gene encoding growth-regulating factor 4-like isoform X1 codes for MNTSAAGFGVRPPFTAAQWQELEHQALIYKYLTAGVPVPPELLIPIRRSFEALPGRYWHHPALAYCSYYGKKLDPEPGRCRRTDGKKWRCSKDAHPDSKYCERHMHRGRNRSRKPVESQSASQLQSSAASVTPASSSGAGGSGGGNLQSINPQHSVASHVNAQNLCLGGSSSTQLSMDTGPLAPRYFSGVKPGVDEHTFFVETTGNSRSLVLDAVDSSWCLTTSRVSSFPLSKARDPSLLQSSYPQLQSLQDLGQVTGSSTSRQQQHSFMGSEFGSPEPAKHESQFLRPFFDEWPKARDSWSDIEEDRSNRASFSTTQLSMSFPMASSSDFSTTSSRSPNGESIPEIVTSDPCHGI; via the exons ATGAACACCTCGGCGGCGGGGTTCGGCGTGCGGCCGCCCTTCACGGCGGCGCAGTGGCAGGAGCTGGAGCACCAGGCGTTGATCTACAAGTATCTGACGGCTGGAGTGCCTGTGCCGCCGGAGCTCTTGATTCCCATCCGGAGGAGCTTCGAAGCTCTACCTGGTCGATACTGGCACCATCCTGCGC TAGCTTACTGTTCCTACTACGGGAAGAAGCTGGATCCTGAACCAGGGCGGTGCCGACGGACCGATGGGAAAAAGTGGCGCTGCTCCAAGGACGCCCACCCCGACTCCAAATATTGTGAGCGTCACATGCATCGCGGCCGCAACCGTTCAAGAAAGCCTGTGGAATCACAATCTGCCTCTCAGTTGCAGTCATCTGCGGCATCTGTCACTCCTGCGAGCAGCAGCGGTGCTGGTGGTAGTGGTGGGGGAAACTTGCAGAGCATTAATCCCCAGCATTCTGTTGCAAGTCATGTCAATGCGCAAAATCTGTGCCTTGGTGGCTCCAGCTCGACTCAGCTGTCCATGGACACTGGCCCTCTTGCTCCCAG GTACTTCTCTGGTGTTAAACCTGGGGTGGATGAACATACTTTCTTCGTAGAAACTACTGGAAATTCAAGGAGTCTCGTTCTGGATGCAGTCGACAGTTCTTGGTGCTTGACGACATCGCGAGTTTCTTCATTTCCCCTGTCAAAGGCTAGAGATCCTTCTCTTCTCCAGAGCTCCTACCCTCAGCTTCAGTCACTTCAAGATCTTGGTCAGGTGACAGGTAGTTCGACCTCAAGACAGCAGCAGCACTCTTTCATGGGCAGCGAGTTTGGTTCACCAGAGCCTGCAAAGCACGAAAGCCAATTCCTCCGACCGTTCTTCGACGAGTGGCCCAAAGCAAGAGACTCTTGGTCTGACATCGAAGAAGATAGATCCAACCGGGCATCCTTCTCCACGACTCAACTCTCGATGTCCTTCCCCATGGCCTCCTCCTCGGATTTCTCTACTACCTCTTCCAGGTCACCTAATGGTGAGTCCATTCCTGAGATTGTGACCAGTGATCCTTGTCATGGTATTTGA
- the LOC122019685 gene encoding growth-regulating factor 4-like isoform X2, translated as MNTSAAGFGVRPPFTAAQWQELEHQALIYKYLTAGVPVPPELLIPIRRSFEALPGRYWHHPALAYCSYYGKKLDPEPGRCRRTDGKKWRCSKDAHPDSKYCERHMHRGRNRSRKPVESQSASQLQSSAASVTPASSSGAGGSGGGNLQSINPQHSVASHVNAQNLCLGGSSSTQLSMDTGPLAPRYFSGVKPGVDEHTFFVETTGNSRSLVLDAVDSSWCLTTSRVSSFPLSKARDPSLLQSSYPQLQSLQDLGQVTGSSTSRQQQHSFMGSEFGSPEPAKHESQFLRPFFDEWPKARDSWSDIEEDRSNRASFSTTQLSMSFPMASSSDFSTTSSRSPNDD; from the exons ATGAACACCTCGGCGGCGGGGTTCGGCGTGCGGCCGCCCTTCACGGCGGCGCAGTGGCAGGAGCTGGAGCACCAGGCGTTGATCTACAAGTATCTGACGGCTGGAGTGCCTGTGCCGCCGGAGCTCTTGATTCCCATCCGGAGGAGCTTCGAAGCTCTACCTGGTCGATACTGGCACCATCCTGCGC TAGCTTACTGTTCCTACTACGGGAAGAAGCTGGATCCTGAACCAGGGCGGTGCCGACGGACCGATGGGAAAAAGTGGCGCTGCTCCAAGGACGCCCACCCCGACTCCAAATATTGTGAGCGTCACATGCATCGCGGCCGCAACCGTTCAAGAAAGCCTGTGGAATCACAATCTGCCTCTCAGTTGCAGTCATCTGCGGCATCTGTCACTCCTGCGAGCAGCAGCGGTGCTGGTGGTAGTGGTGGGGGAAACTTGCAGAGCATTAATCCCCAGCATTCTGTTGCAAGTCATGTCAATGCGCAAAATCTGTGCCTTGGTGGCTCCAGCTCGACTCAGCTGTCCATGGACACTGGCCCTCTTGCTCCCAG GTACTTCTCTGGTGTTAAACCTGGGGTGGATGAACATACTTTCTTCGTAGAAACTACTGGAAATTCAAGGAGTCTCGTTCTGGATGCAGTCGACAGTTCTTGGTGCTTGACGACATCGCGAGTTTCTTCATTTCCCCTGTCAAAGGCTAGAGATCCTTCTCTTCTCCAGAGCTCCTACCCTCAGCTTCAGTCACTTCAAGATCTTGGTCAGGTGACAGGTAGTTCGACCTCAAGACAGCAGCAGCACTCTTTCATGGGCAGCGAGTTTGGTTCACCAGAGCCTGCAAAGCACGAAAGCCAATTCCTCCGACCGTTCTTCGACGAGTGGCCCAAAGCAAGAGACTCTTGGTCTGACATCGAAGAAGATAGATCCAACCGGGCATCCTTCTCCACGACTCAACTCTCGATGTCCTTCCCCATGGCCTCCTCCTCGGATTTCTCTACTACCTCTTCCAGGTCACCTAATG ATGACTGA